CACAGCTTTACAGTTTATCACGTAGTTATTACAGCATATATCAGTTAACCAGACAGGATAAATGGCATCTACAATAACCTAGCACAGTGTATATAAcgtaattaaacaaacaaacattgtAAAATGATCCCAATAGAATGAAATATCTACCAacttacaaaacaaagaaacaaacccaaaaaaaccACACCCAATCTGTATACTTATTTTACACCATAAACCCCCACATCATTCTCTCCAAAGTGGAAAcatatggatttgatgggtagaCTGTTCAATGAacaaagaactggctgcaggactGAGTCCAGAGAGcggtggtcaatggctcagtgtctcTATGGAgaccagtgatgagtggtgtcccctcAGGGTCAGTGACGGACCGATACTCTTTAATATTAATGATTTTGGCAGTGAggtcaagtgcaccctcagcaagtttgctgatgacaccaagctgtgtggtgcagtcaCACCAGAGGGAcgggatgccatccagagggacctagacaggcaGAGCAGTGGGACCAGGTGAACCTCacgaggttcaacaaatccaaatgcaagatcttgcacctgggtcaaaGAAACATCCACTGCCAATACAAGCTGGAGGAATCAAAGGACTGagcactgccctgcagaaaAAGACCTGAGGGTACCAGTAGATGGGAAGATGGACATGAAGCAGCAATCTGCCCTTGCAGCCTAGAAAACCAactatatcctgggctgcatcaaaagaagcgtggccagcaggtcgagggtggtgatcctgcctctctgctctgtgctggtgagacctcacctgaaATACTGCATACAGACATGGAGTCCTCAGTAAAGAGAGATCCATTGAAGTGCACCCAGAaaaaggccacaaaaatgatccaagggatggaacacccctcctacaaggacagactgaaagaactgggactgttcaacctggagaaggctTGGAGGTGACCTaatagcagcctttcaatatctaaaggggaactacagaaaagaagggaacagactctttagcagggtctgtggtgacagaacaggggaaaatggtttcaagctccAAGAGGGTAGGGAAGGAGTCTTTTACACACAAGTCACAGAAAAATTAATGGCTGGGCACAACAGAGACTGAAGAGGTGGACAATCAGGCAGAAAGTCATAGTCTTGCATTACACCTAAGCTAAAGTCTTTTCAGGTTGAAGCTCTTTGGAAGGTACTAACACACTGGAGTAGTCGACAAAAATCACTTCAAAAGCCAGCCATGCTGGGCACTGCTTCTCCACAAAAATGGCTGGCTGTTCCTGCACAGCTCCCCTGTCAGTATTCAAGGTAACAGAATCCTACCAACTCAAGTGCGGTATAAGCTTTCACAAACAGATACAAAATGAGCAATCTGGCAGAGAAGGTTGGAGCCCATAGTCTGAATTCTCTGGTCAATAACACTCGCAGAATAATTACTCTTCTATGATGCACTGCAAAATACTCCTCTGCTCTTATTTAAGAATCTGGCAGCTATCAGGTTACTGTATACAAAGACAGTATTGTACATCAGCTGCTCCATTTGAGGCTTCTTCCCTAAGGTACCCCTGTTAATGAGGAGGGTGTGGTACCCCTTTCAGTGAGCATACTGCAAGGCAACAGAATGGGCATATTaagagcagctgaggagaaACTGACGTTTGCCCAGCAATATTTACAACTCTGCATCTTTTATGCTTGAGTCTCAAGTCTTTAACAGAATTACAGTAAATAAAGTCTCTCACAGCAATTAAGAGGTTGGGAAAGCTCTAATACCCACAATGTTTAGGGTTGTTTATAAACActaggtaggaaaaaaaaaatagatcacACATATGCATAAGACGAAGCCCAACTAAGATCACAGTCCTTCTGTAAGGGTATTTCTAAAGTCCTTTTATCTCAACACAGAATACTTTCCTGCTTACAAAGCGTTCagtctgctgctttgctggctagtaaaaaactgtaaaattaatGCTATTAGCTAGCAATAATTTTACTGGATCAGCAACCGCAGAAGGCGACACCTCTGCTGGTTTTAGAACAGTTTTGTCTTTAACTTTATGCTATTTTCTCTGTGGAGAGGCCCAGAAGTTATAAGAGTAGTCTCTTTGGCATGCCAAACGACATAAAAAAATTCAACACTTGAGCTaagaacaaacaagcaagcaaaagatTGGGGCATATAAAACTGAATTAACTCATCCAAAAAGCTGGAAGAATATGACAGGCAAATCTTTGTGGCATTGTCCTTATTATCCTATTGCTAGAAACAAATTTCCTAAAATCGCTAAAATATCACTCTGTATCAAGTTTGAACATGGAGCCTGATTATGGAATTACGTGTTTGATGATATGATCcaacagacaaaaaaagcaTACTGCCACAATGCATGGTCAGCTTTCCAGTTAAAATTAAGACAGAGACTGTACTTTTAAAATCACTGCACTGTGTGCAACAGACATCAATTTCACCAGTGCTACAAAAATGTCACTTCTTTTTGGCTAATAACTACATAAAGAAACAGCCCAAAGCAGCATGTTCATCAAAAGTAATGAAATGCCCAAGTCCAGCCTTCTTTGCAGAAATAAGCAAGAGGAAACTATGTTCCCTGACACACTTTAATCTGCGTTCCTATAAAAATATGCAGAGCTGCAAGTTCTGGGACTCTACACAGACAAACCTCTCATCTGACAATAGGAATTAGTAAAAATGGCATTGAGTGAAGGCAAATTTACTGCTTCTATTCCAGCAACAATTGGTGAAAACCAAAGACATCAATTCAgatacacaaaggaaaaaactcCAGAGTTCTCTCCAACATATCTCTTATTTTACTCATTTCAGGCAAGAGaataaagataataaataaGTGCTCCCTAAATAACAATAGCTTTCTCTTCCAACAGATTTACAAAGTCACAGAAATGATCCAGTACTTTTAGTTGAACTGAATTAATGCTCTGTATCCAGGAGAATTACTTCTATTCTGTGAATTAAACATGAGTTAACCTTATTGAAGgttacaattattttttcccctatttaaaaggaaatacttgGCTTCTaagattgcaaaaaaaaaaaaaaaacataacaaaattgGCACTATGGTCTCCAACCATTTGGCAAACCCAGCACACAGTATGGCCTAGCATCTTTCACTCAACAACTGCTACAGAGTAGAAGAGAGGTAAGACTGCTCCCCCAACAAACAGggacttttgttttcttgagagCACAATCCCCGATGGCCTTTCCTCCTCATAATCGATGATGCTGAAACCATTAACACAATCACAGAGATCACAAAGCTGTTTCATTATGCAGGTAACATAGCTATCAAGTCTGAACTACCACaacatttaatcatttttactgtttctcatACATATAAGAAGGTACGTGGACAGGAATTCACTGGGGGAACTCTAAGTAGGTAAACATGCATTTATTCTCATAAATTATGCTTATTAGATTACACCCACAATGTACCGTGCACACTCAGTTAAACAGAAGAGATTAGTAAAAATCCACAGCTAAGTTCTTTCTCTggtaagcaaaggaaaagtacACATTCAATAAAATAGCCAATCTGTAACACTTTGTTAGAGAAGTTTCCGACGTGTTCAAAGTAATGTAAAGTACAGGAGAAACTTGTTAGTTAGTTCCACCAAATCTGAAAACTTACCATTTTATCTAGGTGCTCAATGGATCTATAAATTTCTCCTTGGGATTCATCATAGTAACTGTAACGGAACCTCTGACCTTGAAACAAAAATCAcgtataaaataaaaaagggaaaatttgTAGCTAAAACACTCCCTAGTACTTACAAATTAATCGAAACTGTAACATCTGTAAAGTTGTACTCTCCATTTGCTTTACATCTTTTAGCTCCACTGAGAAAATTTTAGGGCTAGCAGCCCAGAAGCCAAGTAGAAGAATTAAAGAGAAGGGCAGCtgtacttaaaaagaaaagccagaatGTTCTGTAGATCTGACACTGCAGTATCACTTATTAACTGCATGTTAATGCCTTGGACTCCATTTCTATAAGTTTACATGTaaagtaacatttctttttgctatttttcttcagacAAAAGGTCAACCCTGGAGCCAAGCTACTACTGCTCACACAGTAACACCTATTGCAAATGAAGGTTATAAGTTCATGGTAATTCAATTAAACAGTTCTAGATGGCTCACTGGCCACAGCTGAACACAGGTCACTCTTCTACAGCTCCACCTATTCCACAGTTCAAAGATGAGTAAAACATGAACTCTGTTACATAAAGTGACCAAAGGAGACCatgaataaaaaggaagaaggtcTGTTGTGTAACATAAAACATCTTTGTGAAGCGGTCCCCCTTTCCAGCTGTTGTTACagtaaagggaaaacaaagcattaaagCAGAATGACAGACATCAAGGCTTCTGGAATCTATCTAGTTCTGTCATCAGTTATCAACTGGGATAACTTGGCAGAATTGGAGTATTTATGCCTTTTGCTATCTTACCCAGcaataaaatatacaaaacTTATTTCCAAAGGGATGTTGTCATGTCCAGTGCATTTTTAACTAGTTAGTTTTGTAATATCCCTTGAGatgtttaaaagtaaaaaagaaaacaaaaaagcaagaaacTTTAAACATTCCATTGCAAGCGAAAAGATGTTTATAAACCCATATTCCTTCCCCACCTCTTCGCTACACTGACAAACATAGTATCACTTTGTAGTATCACTTTGATTTCTTCTATTGCTccaaattttcttttcagctttacAAACATATTTAAGTTTCAAATATACATTTGCCAAAagttaaaatgacaaaatatgtttaatgaaaaatgctttttaaaaagtgaataCAAAATATTAATCATACCTCTGTCGTAAAGAGATGTGAAACTTACCCCAATGGCAAAAGTCAGAAGAAACCACAAAGAGGTTACTAGGATCAGCTAGGTATTTACTGAAGAGTTTTCCAAATTCCTGCTCTTTTGCCTCACTCAGTGCTCCGACCAACACAGGAATAATAGTAAACTCATCCTTATGGCttataagcaaaagaaaaaaggctgtaATTTAACTGTCATCTTAAGGTGTTTTAAGACTTGCTAACAATCTGCAGAATGTTTTAAAAGGACGTTTTTGAGCCATAGTTCACTTGATAAGATCATACTCTTTGAAAATGCAAGGCAAACAAAAGGACACAGtgaaatcaataaataaaatctctgtgTACAAGTACTGCCCAAATGCAGACTACTCTTCCAAGCAAATAATACTTGTCTCTGACCCCTCCTCCCCACAGTTTTCATTAAGGGATGGGGGACTATGGTAAGAAAATCTCTACAAGGgatattatttcttccttctgtacCATAAATGTCTCAACTGCATTTTAATGCACATCATGTACGTTCCTGTACAAGAATAAATAGCCCTAGTACCTTTCCATGGCTTTAGCAGTATAAGGCAAATGCATTTCAATACTGTGTTCATCCTCATCTGTCTGTAAAGACATACGTTCAAACATTCCGGTCTTCCACAGTTCTCCATAAACTGAAATGAATCAAAAATCATTTATATCATTTTTCCCCACACACAAACAATAAGGCAAAATGCAGTGCAGCATTATCAGAAACAAGCCTAATAAATCAAATTACTTGTCTCCAAGAGCTGTCAACATAAACCACTCGATATCTACGTAAGCGTATGATTAAAATTACGTTCAAGTCATAAACTATTTaatttacagaataaaatagtGTTAAATCGGTCACCTTGATAGAATAGAGATTTTCAGTTATGCTCCAAGATCTAATAATGAAACTTCATAGCATAGCAGAACATTAGAAAATATGCATGCAGGTACCTAGTCTTTCAACTCTTATTTTCCCAAACTGCACCATCATATTGTTTTTGAGAAGTTGACGAGCCGAGTCATTGCTGGATGTATTACTACTTAATATAGTTTACTATTAACTGAATTATCAGACAGCAAAATCTGATTAAGTAATCCACACCTAGAAGCTATCTTTCATTCTCTTAAGTGAACTTGGTGGTATGCAAACAGTGATCTTTGCATTAGCAAGCCCTACTCGGTGGGTAGTCTGATGTAGGGCTCTGCCTCATTCTTTACTACATAAAGGTGTTGTGCAAAACCTGAAATATTTGGCACCTAAGGAAGTTTTTGCAGGCACCATGCAGGAAGCCTGAACTAGCTTGGTTAATCAGTGATAATGGAACAGCAACATCAATTTGGCTAATGAGCACTTCTGAAAAAGATACTGTATAGTTTAGATATACTTTGAAATGAATACGACTCAGAATATCACAGCCGTCTTCACTGCATCTTTAAACTTACTCTCAAAGACCAGTCTTTCATGGACTAACATTAAGACCTGTAGGTACTGCGctaattaaataaagaaaaatagtcaCATGCAATGGAACAGCCAAATAAAGGTggttttctgttccttcagtAGAAATACATTTGAACCAACTAAAacactgtggtttcttgcagaCAGAATAATTCAGAGAACGCTGGAGCAAAAAGACCTTAACACATTAGGATCTTCAAGAAGTTAGCTTTCATTGGAGTAAAAACTTCCACATTTGTATGCCACAGAAGAGCAATGATATGCCCAGCACCATTATGGtcctcagcactgcactgccaCAGCTAATTCTAAAGCCCCATCAGCCAACAGCAAGTAAGCCTTATTGCACACTTACTCTTTTGGTCAATTCGGAGATCATAGAGAGGTGTTCTATAAATGTCCACGCTGGAAAGTGCACATCGGGAAAGGGGCACGTGATGGGAAGGCCCAAGAATGAAAATTTTTCGGCTACAAcaatcaacaaacaaacaaaaagcccagaATTTAGACAACAGCAATTGAACAGAGGCTTGTTTAGAGTGACAAGTTCAAACAACATGCTGACATACGAAGCAATACTTTCAGCAGTTGGTGGTTAACAGCAGAGTTTTATTCTATTATGCATCAGACCACAGATCAATCCCTGATCTGGCCTCACTCAGCAACTCAGAAACAATCCTAAGATCGGTGCAATAATGTTTCACATAGCTTTAAACCTCTTACACAGATTATATACCAACACTAATCAACTAGCAATTGACTGGAGTCATCTGAAGGCAGAATTATACGTTACAACCCTTTGGTCAAAGGAGTAAATTGAAAAATCTAACCGAACCTTCAGTTATACATGGTCAACAATTACAGGTATGCACTCTCAAATGAGGATTATAGATTTATCACCTCTTTGGAGCTGTTCAGTAGTTGACTTGATTATCCTTTATTTCAAGTAATACCAAATTCCACTTTAAGCTACCCTCAAATGGCTTATTTGTCCAGCTGTTGCATTCATAACAAGGATCTGGATCTATACACTCAGAGCCTCAGCTGATATTGCCACCTTTCACCCATCATGATACTATTTCATTAAGTCATCCTGGCTCTCGCTTAGCTGTTAGGAGCTCTCCTGCCACAGAACTTTAGAAAAATCTACAGGAAATTCAGCTTTTCAGAATCAGGATCACATGGTATCCCTGCACTGAACTAAAGTGGTGGAGACATGAAAATatccttatttcttctttcttgcatgcaaaataaaacaaatgctaaaATACTACAGCTGTTTACAGAGCTCATACAAGCAAAAAATCCAAATGTACAATACTTTAGTTGAAAGATTCATTACACTCTAGTGAATTCTAGACATCCCATGCAATAAAACATCAAGTGATCCAGAAAGTTCAATTAATTCACTGTGTCACTGAACTAGGGGAATGCAACTTGATTTAGTGTAGCAGAGAACTGGTTTCTCTAAAACTAAGTTAACTTCACTTTGTTTACAACAGTTTAGAGTGTATGCTAACACTGTTTTGGGGAGTACAACATTTATCTCATAAGCAACTGACAGAGCCAGATTTTAGACTGGCACTGCAAGACGCATACAGTGAGAAAATACTGGAGATGCTTTAAAATTCCCATTGAACAAATGTTGCAGTCAAAACAGGCAAGAATTATACTTCTTTCTAGAATAAGATCTCTTCATACTTTTAGATGCAGACACAAACTGCAGCGGGGGGTGTTTGttggtggtgttgttttttttttaatgttggggttttatttttgagtCTCTGCCATTAGGAACACAAGATCGTTTAAAACTATTACAATAAGTAACTTCCATTGgctttatatattatatacacaCAATGGTAATTTTTCTCTATAGCAGAAGGCAATCCTAGTAGCTTTCAGCTCGTAATCCTGCACTAAATAACCAATGCAGAATGTGATCAAATACTTCAgtatacttaaaaaaacaaacaaaatctcccacaaaaaaataaaacagaaacaaagataCCCTGTGAGCAGTAAGATACAAAATAGCTCAGGCTCTTAGAAAAGCAATGGAACATCAAGGAGTGAAGCCGATTTTAGATAATTATTTGCTAAAAGAACACCTTTAACATCTCCCTTCTGGAAATGTAGCCACCAACACACCTCCAAATTCTTGAAAATAGTGCTTTACATGTTCTTCTTCAACAAACAtgtcaaagacaaaaaaaaaaaaagcaacaaaaaatccccaaaatATAAGGGGAACAAAGAACACTTCATAAACCTCATCTTAAGATTCCCAAAGAAGAGTTTAATACTTACGTAATATTTGGATCTACTTGCTTGTAAGCATGGGCTGCACAAGATCCACAATAGGTATATCCTGCATGGCTGCAAATCAAGTTAAACAGCATTAACTCTGTTTAACATTTTTGTACAATGCATATAACATTTACATTGCTATTAAATATCTTTACCCCTAAAAACTAGAAATAGCAAGAATAATCCTCAAAACATCCTGTGGAACAGCTGAAAAGCACTATTCCAATACTGAATGCATGcatgatgtatttgtaaaagagcTAGCAGTAAACATTAAGTTTACTGTTTGCCCTCCTTAATCAAAGCACCTTTTGTTGTTTATAAAAGATACAGTAAGCCCACTGTACAACTGCATACTATCAGAAGCTCATAGTAATGCTGAGAGTGCAGCCATTAGACACGGAAATAATACAAGGCTGGAGGAAGCTTTCCTAACCAGATGCATGTACACTGAACATGGAGGACAGTGGAAGAGTTTGTCAAAAGCAGACTGTGTGTTACAACAGCaaggagaataaaaacattCGGTCAATGATGAAAACCACCTCAACAACAGAATAAATGGGCATAAGGAAGGGAGTGGAATGCAGCaaggtgcacacacacagatgatATCTGGAGCAAGTTATCCTCAAAATTATTCCTGGATTTTACTTCAAAATGCTCCACTACTGCAGACTAAGTGAGTAAAAGGGAGACAGGGTGAATCAGCAAGGTTAACAGAGCCTTCAAAAGGTTCCCTCTGATGCAAGTTTTTGTCCTTTACAAAAACTTTATTAGCCATATTCCACTTCACAGGCGCCAAAACAAAGGCACAGATGAATGAAGGAATTCAGCAAGGCCACAGAAATATCTCCAGTAGTTCAGGAAAAAGAATCCAGGTTATCTAAGCCGCAGCTAGAAAGCTTTTCTCCAGATATTCCCGCAAGAAAAGACCATGGTAGACTTGGGACAGTTTCTTCCATGGATTCAGTACTATTATGAAATACCTCTAATGTTGTGTTAACACTATGGTTACAACAGGAAATACCAGAAGTTATTTAAGGTGCATTTTCTAGTATTCCCTTCCTACCCACAACAAATTGGAATAATCAACATACCTTTCTTATATATATGCCTTCCCTAATGTCATTAAACTTAGTTCTACCTAAATAACTTAGATGGTTCCTCCTGTagaccaaaacaaaaagaaatacaccaAACAAGCACCCAACAAAAGTAAACCATTTTGGGTTGCTGGAAAATGTTTCAATACAGTTCTTAGTTTTACAaagttgttttccctttgttgacttcaaaaatatatatacgCGTAGCTGTTCAATGCAATAACTGCATTGAAAGAGTCATCATCTTAGGCTACCTCTTACCTCAGTGGATCACAAGGGAAAGATTATTCAAGCCATCTGCAAAAGGAAACTGATCACATACCAAGATGATCATGGGTTTATGCCACTTCCActtcattttctaaatattaTTGAGAAACCACATGACATTCCTTTCAGCTACAGTCAGGACTTCcccagttctcaaaaatcactTAGAATAAGTATGTGTTTAGCAAACCAAATGTTATATACACCAAAAACAGACTTCAAACTTACGGTGCAATAATGGCTCTAGCAGGTCTCTTTGTGGACTGTACTTGAGAAAGCCAGCCTTCTAGTTGTGCATTCAGCTGGGGtcctatgaaaacaaaaggaaatactgaagccataaaaaaatatatctagaACACCTCCATAATCAACATTTAAAGTAATCTTAAATTTCACGGCCTGTGTCTCAGTCCTGAAAAAGGAGATGTAAAAACCAACATGCTTGTAATGTTTAAGTTCGCACTAGAGAATTTTCAAGCTCCCAGTCCTTGAAGTTCATTGATTCTACATCCACATGCTGTCTGGATAGATGCACATCATTAGAAAGCATGGCTACTGATCTCAAAAGGGAGCTCAGTAGATCATTTATTGTTCCAGTAATCATATTCACAGGATTCAGAAGTAATAAGACAACATGTGCCAAGAAAAACCAATGTGGAAAGACGGTGTATCCTACACACCAAGATGATGGCCAATGGTAATATGACGGATTACAAAGCACAACATAAAGCACTTTGTAAGCTGGAAAAACTGTAAAGAAGACAGATGAAAACATTGCTAATACTAATTCCACAACAGCTTCCAATTACATGCATATACAAGTACATATACTTCTTGACATTAACCTAACTACACATTCCACAGACCAGATCTCATAATGACAGCTCTCTcaagagctgcctacagctatACATAACATTGCCAATACGTCAGCTTTTGCAGAAGGGGATGGTAGGAGGGGAAGGACTTCCTTTGTGGTTGTAAGAACTCCCATTTTGTCAAACGCAGAAGCTGAACACATACTGCAATACCCTTCTCTCAACCTACAATCACCTCCAGGGCCTCAGACACAGCCTACACCTTTAACGTGGCACAAGTGGCATACTGTAACAAAGGAACTCTATAAAGCAATGAAATCTGtccaaaatacacacacatcagttttgttctgctgctgctatcgtacatttctaaaattaagaaaacaaaatcttttttaacTCTCTCAAAACATGTACAAGAAGTTTCTAGAAGAAGCCCTTTAAGAATGGACTCCTTGAAACACCTACTAACCAGAGACTTCACCAATCCATGAATCAGCCCCATCTTCGCCCTTCTCTCCACAAAGGGCTCAGTGGCAGCACAACAGCAAAAGTGCCAGGAGCTTTCAGGCACCCTGAGATAGACCTGGACTCACCCCCAGCCATGCAGTGTGTTTGACCTTCTTCCGTTCCTTGTCCAGCAGCTATTTTTGATTAAGAAGGCAGTTAAGACGATTTATCTTCCATTAAGACAAATCAGGTAACTCACTGAACAGTTTAAAGGCAAGGTGCAGGATTTCTGGTAATTTTCTACAATTTCATATGATTGTTCAAAGAGGACCAAACCCCAATTTTCTGCTCTTACAGCGCAGTAGAAGCAAGGTGTCCAGTTTGCTTAGTCTGCTAGACTTCTCCTTCTACAGGCAATAAAATCATTGACAAGTCTGTGTAACCCAAGGGATGGAACTTCTATCAGTGTTTACTCAAGGACTGAGTAACAGATTTGCTTTTAGACTTTCCCCCCCTTCAATGCAACTACATAGTGTCATTTGAGATCATTAACTCAAACGTAACACAAGTTTCCCTATCAACTAATTCACCTTTTCGAAATTAGC
This region of Excalfactoria chinensis isolate bCotChi1 chromosome 3, bCotChi1.hap2, whole genome shotgun sequence genomic DNA includes:
- the MEMO1 gene encoding protein MEMO1 isoform X1 produces the protein MSNRVLCREASHAGSWYTASGPQLNAQLEGWLSQVQSTKRPARAIIAPHAGYTYCGSCAAHAYKQVDPNITRKIFILGPSHHVPLSRCALSSVDIYRTPLYDLRIDQKIYGELWKTGMFERMSLQTDEDEHSIEMHLPYTAKAMESHKDEFTIIPVLVGALSEAKEQEFGKLFSKYLADPSNLFVVSSDFCHWGQRFRYSYYDESQGEIYRSIEHLDKMGMNIIEQLDPVSFSNYLKKYHNTICGRHPIGVLLNAINELQKNGMNMSFSFLNYAQSSQCRNWQDSSVSYAAGALMVH
- the MEMO1 gene encoding protein MEMO1 isoform X2, which translates into the protein MFLSVEQPCAVYVGYVRQQDRSYVWFAARGLIFEFHFQGSMNSEQETDEDQEGPQLNAQLEGWLSQVQSTKRPARAIIAPHAGYTYCGSCAAHAYKQVDPNITRKIFILGPSHHVPLSRCALSSVDIYRTPLYDLRIDQKIYGELWKTGMFERMSLQTDEDEHSIEMHLPYTAKAMESHKDEFTIIPVLVGALSEAKEQEFGKLFSKYLADPSNLFVVSSDFCHWGQRFRYSYYDESQGEIYRSIEHLDKMGMNIIEQLDPVSFSNYLKKYHNTICGRHPIGVLLNAINELQKNGMNMSFSFLNYAQSSQCRNWQDSSVSYAAGALMVH